A stretch of Mesorhizobium sp. M2A.F.Ca.ET.046.03.2.1 DNA encodes these proteins:
- a CDS encoding sulfurtransferase/chromate resistance protein translates to MPSTTAITVPQLSRLVGLPDTPCLVDVRTDEDYEIDPRLLPASCRRDFRTVSTWAAEFSGAKVAVICQRGQKLSQGVAAWLRHEGIAAESLEGGFEAWVAAKAPLVSAGAIPPRDEMGRTVWVTRSRPKVDRIACPWLIRRFVDPDAVFLFVDPAEVPLVADRFGAVPFDIEGVFWSHRGDRCSFDTMIEEFGLGVDALDRLALIVRAADTARLDLAPQAAGFLAASLGLSRMFRDDLEQLEAGMLLYDAFFRWCRDAADETHNWPAGGKAP, encoded by the coding sequence ATGCCGTCAACAACCGCAATCACTGTTCCGCAGCTTTCCCGTCTCGTCGGCTTGCCCGACACGCCTTGCCTGGTCGATGTGCGCACCGACGAGGATTATGAAATCGACCCGCGCCTGCTGCCGGCGTCTTGCCGGCGCGATTTCAGAACCGTCTCGACCTGGGCCGCCGAGTTCTCCGGAGCAAAAGTCGCCGTCATTTGCCAGAGGGGGCAGAAACTCTCGCAAGGCGTTGCCGCATGGCTGCGCCATGAAGGCATTGCGGCGGAGTCGCTGGAAGGCGGCTTCGAGGCCTGGGTCGCCGCCAAGGCGCCATTGGTCAGCGCCGGTGCGATCCCGCCGCGCGACGAAATGGGGCGTACCGTGTGGGTCACGCGTTCGCGGCCGAAGGTCGACCGCATCGCCTGCCCCTGGCTGATCCGCCGTTTCGTCGATCCCGATGCGGTGTTCCTGTTCGTCGATCCGGCCGAGGTGCCTCTGGTGGCCGATCGCTTCGGCGCGGTTCCCTTCGACATCGAAGGCGTGTTCTGGAGCCATCGCGGCGATCGCTGCAGCTTCGACACGATGATCGAGGAATTCGGCCTGGGCGTCGACGCGCTCGACCGACTGGCGCTGATCGTGCGCGCCGCCGATACAGCGCGGCTCGACCTCGCGCCGCAGGCGGCCGGCTTCCTCGCTGCCTCGCTCGGCCTGTCGCGCATGTTTCGCGACGATCTCGAGCAGTTGGAAGCCGGCATGCTGCTTTACGACGCCTTCTTCCGCTGGTGCCGCGACGCCGCGGACGAGACGCATAACTGGCCGGCCGGAGGCAAGGCGCCATGA
- a CDS encoding alpha-glucosidase/alpha-galactosidase: MPKICLVGAGSTVFARNILSDVLSNEALSRCEIALHDLDPDRLATSEIMTRRICRALGIEDEVRLVATVDRAIALKDADFVILMMQVGGYKPATVTDFEVPKRFGLRQTIADTLGIGGIFRALRTIPVVFAIADDMRKHCPQALMMNYVNPMAMISWAMAEGYPDIRYVGLCHSVQETSQFLARTLGEDIADIDYLCAGLNHVAFFLKFEKRLPGGGRVDLYPRLRQIARDGTFPVDDAVRFAVMKHFGHFVTESSIHFSEYTPWFIKRGREDLLEEFRLPLDEYITRCERQVAQWHELRHELEDESRPIEVSRSKEYAAAIIHACVTGEPSLIYGNVANRGLIENLPSNAAVEVPCHVDRNGIQPIRIGRIPVQLAAIMRSNINVQELAVTAALTGKREHIYHAAAMDPHTAAELSLAEIDSLVDALIEAHGSLLPAFARAAQ, translated from the coding sequence ATGCCCAAGATCTGTCTCGTCGGCGCCGGAAGCACGGTGTTCGCTCGCAACATCCTCAGCGACGTGCTGAGCAATGAAGCTCTCTCGCGTTGCGAAATCGCGCTTCACGATCTCGATCCGGACCGCCTTGCCACCTCCGAAATCATGACACGCCGCATCTGCCGCGCGCTTGGGATCGAGGACGAGGTAAGGCTCGTCGCGACAGTCGATCGGGCAATCGCCCTCAAGGACGCCGACTTCGTCATCCTGATGATGCAGGTGGGCGGCTATAAGCCGGCCACTGTCACCGATTTCGAAGTCCCGAAAAGGTTCGGCCTGAGGCAGACCATTGCCGACACTTTGGGCATCGGCGGCATCTTCCGGGCTCTGCGTACAATTCCCGTCGTGTTTGCCATCGCCGACGACATGCGCAAGCATTGCCCGCAGGCGCTGATGATGAACTATGTGAACCCGATGGCCATGATCAGCTGGGCCATGGCAGAGGGCTATCCGGACATTCGCTATGTCGGCCTGTGTCACTCCGTTCAGGAAACATCGCAATTCCTGGCCCGCACTCTCGGCGAGGATATTGCCGACATCGACTATCTGTGTGCCGGCCTTAATCATGTGGCCTTTTTCCTCAAGTTCGAAAAACGCCTACCCGGCGGCGGCCGTGTAGACCTTTATCCGCGGCTTCGGCAGATTGCCCGCGATGGGACTTTTCCCGTCGATGATGCAGTTCGTTTCGCGGTCATGAAGCACTTCGGCCATTTCGTTACCGAGAGTTCCATCCACTTTTCGGAATACACGCCCTGGTTCATCAAGCGCGGGCGCGAGGACTTGCTGGAAGAATTCAGGTTGCCGCTCGACGAATACATCACCCGTTGCGAAAGACAGGTCGCGCAATGGCATGAACTGCGCCACGAACTGGAAGACGAGAGTCGGCCGATCGAAGTCTCGCGCAGCAAGGAGTATGCTGCCGCCATCATTCATGCCTGCGTGACGGGTGAGCCAAGCCTGATCTACGGCAATGTCGCCAACCGGGGCCTAATCGAAAATCTGCCATCGAACGCTGCGGTTGAAGTTCCTTGCCATGTCGATCGCAACGGCATTCAGCCTATCCGCATCGGACGCATCCCGGTTCAGCTTGCCGCCATCATGCGGAGCAACATCAATGTGCAGGAGCTGGCCGTGACGGCCGCCCTCACCGGGAAGCGCGAGCACATCTACCACGCAGCCGCCATGGACCCTCACACGGCAGCGGAGCTTTCGCTTGCCGAAATCGATTCCCTGGTGGATGCGCTGATCGAAGCTCATGGCAGCTTGTTGCCCGCTTTTGCTCGGGCTGCCCAATGA
- a CDS encoding sigma-70 family RNA polymerase sigma factor, giving the protein MAGAPDGGTVLSEKMLAARFAEVVLPHLGDALSLARWLTGNTADAEDVVQEACLKAHAGIAGFAGGNARAWLLTIVRNASYTWMAKNRPRSVVAVGDLADLDDVSPPPDNDADSPEAALIAKANSAAVEAAIARLPQAFRETLVLRDINGLSYREIAAMLDVPQGTVMSRLARARGLLMTELGGRHEPA; this is encoded by the coding sequence ATGGCGGGAGCGCCCGACGGCGGAACGGTGTTGAGCGAAAAGATGCTGGCCGCGCGTTTTGCCGAGGTGGTGCTGCCGCATCTTGGCGATGCGCTGTCGCTCGCCCGCTGGCTGACCGGCAACACCGCCGACGCCGAGGATGTCGTGCAGGAGGCCTGCCTCAAGGCGCATGCGGGTATTGCCGGGTTCGCTGGGGGAAACGCCCGCGCGTGGCTGCTCACCATCGTGCGCAACGCCTCCTATACGTGGATGGCGAAGAACCGTCCGCGGAGCGTGGTGGCGGTCGGCGACCTCGCCGATCTCGACGACGTCTCGCCGCCGCCCGACAATGATGCCGACAGCCCGGAGGCGGCGCTGATCGCCAAGGCGAATTCGGCGGCGGTGGAAGCGGCGATCGCCAGGCTGCCGCAAGCCTTCCGCGAAACACTTGTGCTGCGCGACATAAACGGTCTCAGCTACCGCGAGATCGCCGCCATGCTCGACGTGCCGCAAGGCACGGTGATGTCGCGGCTGGCAAGGGCTCGCGGCCTGTTGATGACGGAACTTGGAGGGCGCCATGAGCCCGCATGA
- a CDS encoding helix-turn-helix domain-containing protein: MQLIFPVFKWNRASRGAQKRRERMRQLDPRQTGNRFLKPDEFLAETHIVEPMPEAHWHDHVELNVITRGGMTYLINGKQVSLREGAIYCFWAAVPHQVISAGDGTELVCIYVPFADLLSLAVSSDFKNDLMAGHVVTGSSIDAADTLLVTRWAREWDTNSELAADILRDEVRLRLRRLAADPRIAEIGLGALEAEHRRQAMHVADRRVVARVQQMTTFINNEFARPINVADVALVGGLHPTNATATFQKVLGQSIAQYLRRRRLNHALKLLADSDMAIIEVAFESGHGSLSRFYDAFQRQVGCTPKDYRRRFRA; this comes from the coding sequence ATGCAATTGATATTTCCGGTTTTTAAGTGGAACCGCGCTAGCCGGGGCGCGCAAAAACGGAGGGAGCGAATGCGTCAGCTTGACCCGCGCCAGACCGGCAACCGCTTTCTCAAGCCGGACGAATTCCTGGCTGAGACGCATATCGTGGAGCCTATGCCGGAAGCCCACTGGCACGACCATGTGGAACTCAACGTCATCACGCGCGGCGGCATGACCTATCTCATCAATGGCAAGCAGGTCAGCCTGCGCGAAGGTGCCATCTACTGCTTCTGGGCCGCTGTTCCTCACCAGGTGATATCTGCTGGTGACGGAACGGAGCTCGTCTGCATCTACGTGCCATTCGCCGATCTGCTGTCCCTTGCGGTCTCAAGTGATTTCAAGAACGACCTCATGGCGGGTCACGTCGTCACGGGCTCGTCCATCGACGCTGCCGACACATTATTGGTGACCCGCTGGGCGCGAGAGTGGGACACCAACAGCGAACTGGCCGCCGACATATTACGCGACGAGGTTCGCCTTCGTCTTCGCCGGCTGGCGGCCGACCCGCGCATCGCCGAGATAGGCCTGGGCGCCCTCGAAGCTGAACATCGGCGCCAGGCGATGCATGTCGCCGACCGGCGGGTGGTTGCGCGGGTGCAGCAGATGACGACCTTCATCAACAACGAATTCGCCAGGCCGATCAACGTTGCGGACGTAGCGCTTGTCGGCGGACTCCATCCGACGAACGCAACCGCGACCTTTCAGAAGGTCCTGGGACAATCCATCGCGCAATATCTGCGCCGCCGGCGGCTCAACCATGCACTGAAGCTTTTGGCCGACAGCGATATGGCAATTATCGAGGTGGCTTTCGAAAGTGGCCACGGCTCTCTCAGCCGCTTTTACGATGCCTTCCAGCGGCAGGTTGGCTGTACGCCGAAGGACTACAGGCGCCGCTTCCGCGCCTGA
- a CDS encoding extracellular solute-binding protein: protein MATTSGIALADDAKPFAGQTVSVLLPSPQDANMAADFEKATGIKLDMQTASWDDVSVKISTALLAGTAPADVTEFDWSWTGQFAAADWYTPLNDTVDAATLDDIKGSTIFNVNGKVLAIPYTNDFRVMLVNKKQFADAGVTVMPKTLDELVAAAKAVKAKGIVKYPIGLPLSATEGASTSWYLLTKAFGGDLFDKDMKPLFTAPDSAGYKAMAFEMMLLKEGLVDPASTGLKDSEINETLFAKGLTSIMISGEPGRLGAYNDPAQSVVAGQVQAIPVATESGKTRSFGLLEGLGIPRNAQNPEAAKEFIKWMTSKDYQIHNYGNGVLPTRTSALAELQQQGKLVSGEALVEQAPTVEALFPSGAPAWYPQFSLAVNTSINSAAKGEISVDQAVQRIAEAAAEAVKQ from the coding sequence ATGGCCACTACCAGCGGAATTGCGCTGGCCGATGATGCCAAGCCCTTTGCGGGACAAACAGTTTCGGTGCTCCTACCCTCGCCTCAGGATGCAAACATGGCGGCCGATTTCGAGAAAGCCACCGGCATCAAGCTCGATATGCAGACAGCGTCATGGGACGACGTGTCGGTGAAGATTTCGACGGCGTTGCTGGCTGGCACGGCGCCGGCCGATGTGACCGAGTTCGACTGGTCCTGGACCGGCCAGTTCGCTGCGGCAGACTGGTATACGCCGCTCAACGACACCGTTGACGCCGCGACCCTGGATGACATCAAGGGGTCGACGATCTTCAACGTGAACGGCAAGGTTCTGGCCATTCCTTACACGAACGACTTTCGCGTCATGCTGGTGAACAAGAAGCAGTTCGCCGACGCCGGCGTGACCGTCATGCCAAAGACGCTCGACGAGCTTGTAGCGGCGGCGAAGGCCGTCAAGGCCAAGGGAATCGTAAAGTATCCGATCGGCCTGCCGCTTTCCGCGACCGAAGGCGCATCGACAAGCTGGTACCTTCTGACCAAGGCGTTCGGCGGAGATCTTTTCGACAAGGATATGAAACCTCTGTTCACGGCGCCGGACTCGGCCGGCTACAAAGCGATGGCCTTCGAGATGATGCTCTTGAAGGAGGGCCTGGTTGACCCCGCCTCCACCGGCCTTAAAGACAGCGAGATCAATGAGACACTTTTCGCCAAGGGCCTGACCAGCATCATGATCAGCGGCGAACCGGGCCGTCTTGGCGCTTACAATGACCCCGCACAGTCTGTCGTTGCCGGACAGGTTCAGGCGATTCCGGTCGCCACCGAAAGCGGCAAGACGCGGTCATTCGGGTTGCTGGAGGGCCTCGGCATCCCAAGGAATGCCCAGAATCCGGAAGCGGCCAAGGAATTCATCAAATGGATGACATCCAAGGACTATCAGATCCACAACTACGGAAACGGGGTATTGCCGACGCGCACGTCCGCGCTCGCAGAGCTGCAACAACAGGGCAAGCTGGTCAGCGGCGAGGCGCTTGTGGAACAGGCGCCTACCGTCGAGGCGCTGTTTCCGTCCGGCGCGCCAGCCTGGTATCCGCAATTCTCGCTGGCCGTAAACACCTCGATCAACAGCGCGGCAAAGGGTGAGATCAGTGTGGACCAGGCTGTTCAGCGCATCGCCGAGGCCGCGGCTGAAGCCGTGAAGCAGTGA
- a CDS encoding adenylate/guanylate cyclase domain-containing protein, with protein sequence MDQERLLAAVLLADVVGSTPLYERIGDDAALRQVSDCLDAIRAIVAEHGGDFIYSKGDDVLSLFESSEAALRAVCQINSQLTRGPLSARIGLHFGAVIRARGAVFGDVVNVTARLSTTANPGEVLISQSFFEALSAGSRSALRLLDKMAFKGKQELFDVYTLRSDDGVPSTNVTSRGTIIERRSAPPRQINLVIRYGDQLGSCRNNEFVTIGRSPECDIVVQRPWVSRHHATFTISNGKARLVERSSSGTFVSMGPGQEEVFVRREDILLFGSGVISPGRRSSLRDAQVLHYEIVSG encoded by the coding sequence ATGGATCAGGAAAGACTTCTAGCCGCAGTCCTCCTAGCTGATGTCGTGGGCAGCACGCCGCTCTATGAGCGCATCGGCGACGATGCCGCCCTGCGGCAGGTCTCGGATTGCCTCGACGCGATACGCGCGATCGTCGCCGAGCACGGCGGTGACTTCATTTACTCGAAGGGCGATGACGTGCTCAGTCTGTTCGAGAGCTCGGAGGCGGCGCTGAGGGCCGTCTGCCAAATCAACAGCCAACTGACGAGAGGGCCGTTGAGCGCCCGGATCGGATTGCATTTCGGGGCGGTTATTCGCGCGCGCGGCGCGGTATTCGGCGATGTTGTCAATGTCACCGCAAGGCTGTCCACTACGGCCAATCCGGGGGAGGTGCTGATCAGCCAGAGCTTCTTCGAAGCGCTTTCGGCTGGCAGCCGCAGCGCCTTGCGGCTCCTCGACAAAATGGCGTTCAAGGGCAAGCAGGAACTCTTCGATGTCTATACGCTGCGGAGCGACGATGGGGTCCCCAGCACGAACGTCACCAGCCGGGGCACCATTATCGAAAGGCGCTCCGCGCCGCCGCGGCAGATCAATCTGGTCATCCGCTATGGAGATCAGTTGGGGTCCTGCCGAAACAATGAATTCGTGACGATCGGCCGATCTCCGGAATGCGATATCGTCGTCCAGCGGCCCTGGGTCTCAAGGCACCACGCGACCTTCACCATTTCGAATGGCAAGGCACGGCTTGTCGAGCGGAGCTCGTCAGGCACATTTGTGTCGATGGGACCCGGCCAGGAAGAAGTATTCGTACGCCGCGAAGATATTCTCCTCTTCGGCTCCGGCGTCATCTCGCCTGGACGCAGATCGTCCCTCCGCGACGCCCAGGTCCTGCACTACGAAATTGTCTCAGGCTGA
- the chrA gene encoding chromate transporter — protein MTALAKDDAAPPVDTPGMPSFREATRLWAKIGLLSFGGPAGQIALMHKELVEERRWIGEERFLHALNYCMLLPGPEAQQLTVYIGWLLHRTAGGLVAGTLFVLPGALVMLCLSSFYMLYNDAPVVEALFFGVKAAVLAVVVEAVIRIGKRALKNRVMVAIAVVAFLAIYIAKLPFPLIVLAAGLIGWIGNRFAPGLFSGSAHGKGGATVDRIGVVDLMFERGELAHTVPTKWHAVRTIAIWLPLWLGPVALIAVLVGPGSVWAQIGGFFSLMAVVTFGGAYAVLAYVAQAAVTSFGWLSPGQMVDGLGLAETTPGPLILVLQFVGFAAAYRHAGLASPLLAGSLGSLLTLWATFVPCFFWIFLGAPYIEQLRQNRALAAALGAITAAVVGVIMNLALWFALHVVFGKVASVGWGVEVPVLSSLDWRAALLSVAAMVAMFRLKLGMLPTLAASALAGLFLSAL, from the coding sequence ATGACCGCGCTCGCCAAGGACGACGCCGCGCCGCCGGTGGATACCCCCGGCATGCCGAGCTTCCGTGAGGCGACGCGGCTCTGGGCCAAGATCGGCCTGCTGTCCTTCGGCGGGCCGGCCGGGCAGATCGCGCTGATGCACAAGGAGCTGGTCGAGGAGCGCCGCTGGATCGGCGAGGAGCGTTTCCTGCACGCGCTCAACTATTGCATGCTCCTGCCTGGACCCGAGGCGCAGCAGCTTACCGTCTATATCGGCTGGCTCCTGCACCGGACCGCCGGCGGCCTCGTCGCCGGCACACTGTTCGTGCTGCCTGGCGCGCTGGTGATGCTTTGCCTGAGCAGCTTCTACATGCTCTACAACGACGCGCCGGTGGTCGAGGCGCTGTTCTTCGGGGTCAAGGCGGCGGTGCTGGCCGTCGTCGTCGAGGCGGTGATCCGCATCGGCAAGCGGGCGCTGAAGAACCGCGTAATGGTGGCGATCGCGGTGGTGGCCTTCCTGGCGATCTACATCGCCAAGCTGCCGTTCCCGCTGATCGTGCTTGCGGCTGGCCTCATCGGTTGGATCGGCAACCGCTTCGCGCCAGGCCTGTTTTCCGGCTCGGCCCATGGCAAGGGTGGGGCTACCGTCGACAGAATCGGCGTGGTCGACCTGATGTTCGAACGCGGCGAGCTGGCCCACACCGTGCCCACCAAATGGCACGCGGTCCGCACCATCGCCATCTGGCTGCCGCTCTGGCTCGGACCGGTGGCGCTGATCGCCGTGCTGGTGGGGCCAGGCAGCGTGTGGGCGCAGATCGGCGGCTTCTTCAGCCTGATGGCCGTCGTCACCTTCGGCGGCGCCTATGCGGTTCTGGCCTATGTCGCGCAGGCGGCGGTCACCTCTTTCGGCTGGCTGTCACCCGGCCAGATGGTCGACGGGCTGGGCCTCGCCGAGACAACGCCCGGACCGCTGATCCTGGTGCTGCAATTCGTTGGCTTCGCCGCCGCCTATCGCCATGCCGGCCTTGCCAGCCCGCTGCTCGCCGGGTCGCTCGGATCGCTGCTGACGCTCTGGGCGACCTTCGTGCCCTGCTTCTTCTGGATATTTCTGGGCGCCCCCTACATCGAGCAGCTGAGGCAGAACCGAGCGCTGGCAGCGGCGCTCGGCGCGATCACCGCGGCGGTGGTCGGCGTGATCATGAACCTGGCGCTGTGGTTCGCGCTGCATGTCGTCTTCGGCAAGGTCGCAAGCGTCGGTTGGGGCGTGGAGGTGCCGGTCCTGTCCTCGCTCGACTGGCGCGCCGCGCTGCTGTCGGTTGCGGCGATGGTTGCCATGTTCAGGCTGAAACTCGGCATGCTGCCGACGCTGGCGGCATCGGCGCTGGCGGGACTTTTCCTGTCGGCGCTATAG
- a CDS encoding anti-sigma factor yields the protein MSPHEDRPREDGPREDGLPQDPQDVKLMIHALVDGELDAAAALAVERRMAADPELAAEHARLVALRGAVANVPRPTVSDDFLARIAAIAEVKSPEEAEAPNVSSAKAGQLPQQQQGNVVAMRPRASRWFNSFDWRQMAASIVLTAFLASGATQWLATADNGAESFAVAVANGHRRSLLAATPVDIVSSDRHTVKPWLDGRIGVSPAAPDLAKDGYALLGGRVEVIGDRPMPALVYRHHEHLITLVAAPRQNEAKSMPVADDLSAGGFLLVHWTDDAFSYWAISDAERPALDDFVARFRAAVIANPAAGSPG from the coding sequence ATGAGCCCGCATGAAGATCGCCCGCGTGAGGATGGCCCCCGTGAGGATGGATTGCCGCAAGACCCGCAGGATGTGAAGCTGATGATCCACGCCCTTGTCGATGGCGAGCTCGATGCCGCGGCCGCACTGGCGGTCGAGCGGCGCATGGCCGCCGATCCGGAACTGGCCGCCGAGCATGCGCGCCTTGTGGCGCTGCGCGGCGCTGTCGCCAACGTGCCGCGCCCGACCGTCAGCGACGATTTCCTGGCGCGTATCGCGGCGATTGCCGAGGTGAAAAGCCCGGAAGAAGCCGAGGCGCCAAACGTCTCTTCCGCGAAGGCGGGGCAGCTGCCGCAACAGCAGCAAGGCAATGTCGTCGCGATGCGGCCGCGCGCGTCGCGCTGGTTCAACTCCTTCGACTGGCGCCAGATGGCGGCCTCAATCGTACTGACGGCGTTCCTCGCCAGCGGCGCGACGCAGTGGCTGGCGACGGCGGATAACGGGGCCGAAAGTTTCGCCGTGGCCGTCGCCAACGGCCATCGCCGCAGCCTGCTCGCGGCGACGCCGGTCGACATCGTGTCGTCCGACCGCCATACGGTGAAGCCATGGCTCGACGGCCGTATCGGCGTGTCGCCGGCGGCGCCGGACCTGGCCAAGGACGGCTACGCGCTGCTCGGCGGCCGCGTCGAGGTGATCGGCGACAGACCGATGCCGGCGCTGGTTTATCGCCATCACGAGCACCTGATCACGCTGGTCGCCGCACCCCGGCAGAACGAGGCCAAATCGATGCCGGTGGCGGACGACTTGTCGGCAGGCGGCTTCCTCCTGGTCCACTGGACCGACGATGCCTTCTCCTATTGGGCGATCTCGGATGCCGAACGCCCGGCGCTCGACGATTTCGTCGCCCGCTTCCGGGCCGCGGTCATCGCCAATCCGGCCGCGGGAAGCCCGGGCTAG
- a CDS encoding SDR family oxidoreductase → MSGFDLLGKVAIVTGAQRGIGLGVATELARAGAQVVLTGIKDVDGYRAAANICAMGLAATYRRMDTSDESEVTHVIDDIFAEMGRLDIAVANAAIYPNTNIASITPDEWDSVMAVNLRGPFLLAKACLPYFQRQRHGRVVFLSSITGARVSSPGYSHYAASKAGILGFMRTAALEFAPWNVTLNAVEPGNILTEGVMEHQSQSFVDAQCAAVPLRRLGTPQDVAHAVRFLASDEAAYITGQSIIVDGGQTLPEMSTAILPEAAR, encoded by the coding sequence ATGAGTGGCTTCGACCTGTTGGGAAAGGTTGCCATCGTCACCGGCGCACAACGCGGGATCGGACTGGGTGTTGCTACTGAACTGGCGCGCGCCGGAGCGCAAGTCGTCCTGACGGGCATAAAGGACGTCGACGGCTATCGCGCCGCCGCCAACATTTGCGCAATGGGTCTGGCAGCAACTTATCGCCGCATGGATACAAGCGATGAGTCGGAGGTCACGCACGTGATCGATGATATCTTTGCCGAGATGGGTCGACTTGATATTGCCGTTGCCAATGCTGCGATCTATCCGAACACCAATATCGCATCGATTACGCCCGACGAGTGGGACAGCGTCATGGCGGTCAACCTGCGAGGGCCCTTCCTGCTGGCGAAGGCTTGCCTGCCCTATTTTCAGCGGCAGCGCCACGGCAGGGTGGTCTTTTTGTCCTCAATAACGGGTGCGCGCGTATCTTCTCCTGGGTATTCTCACTATGCGGCTAGCAAGGCAGGAATTCTGGGCTTCATGCGCACGGCGGCCCTCGAATTTGCGCCTTGGAACGTTACGCTGAATGCCGTTGAGCCGGGCAACATCCTGACAGAGGGCGTGATGGAGCATCAGTCACAAAGTTTCGTGGATGCACAATGCGCCGCCGTGCCGCTTCGCCGTCTCGGCACACCGCAGGACGTTGCCCACGCGGTGCGTTTTCTCGCTTCCGATGAAGCGGCTTACATCACCGGCCAAAGTATCATCGTAGACGGCGGGCAGACCTTGCCCGAAATGTCGACCGCGATCCTGCCGGAAGCGGCGCGTTGA